One part of the Tunicatimonas pelagia genome encodes these proteins:
- a CDS encoding PIN domain-containing protein, which yields MLDACAVGDLAKRDANTLDHIKALSPSEVKISCITAHELRYGLFRNPQMKKTTREAVLGFLNDVEILPFTENEAMVAARIRANLQKKGQPIGA from the coding sequence TTGTTAGACGCCTGCGCAGTAGGTGATTTGGCCAAGAGGGATGCCAATACCCTGGATCACATAAAAGCATTATCGCCATCTGAGGTGAAAATATCATGCATTACCGCTCATGAACTCCGATACGGCTTGTTCAGAAATCCTCAAATGAAAAAAACTACCCGAGAGGCAGTTCTGGGGTTCTTGAATGATGTCGAAATACTACCTTTTACGGAAAATGAAGCTATGGTAGCTGCCCGTATCCGGGCTAACCTACAAAAGAAGGGGCAACCCATTGGTGCTTAA
- a CDS encoding CopG family transcriptional regulator, which produces MNISIYLPEALKIQIDSYAKNKGISKNAAIRRAIEQLLQREQKSSWGTWIDKLVDEPTLDRFESYRSELKSPRDDIF; this is translated from the coding sequence ATGAATATATCAATTTATTTACCGGAAGCATTAAAGATTCAAATTGATTCTTATGCTAAGAATAAAGGAATCAGTAAAAATGCAGCTATTCGTCGGGCAATTGAGCAGCTTTTGCAACGAGAACAGAAATCCTCCTGGGGCACTTGGATAGATAAATTAGTTGATGAACCTACGCTAGATCGTTTTGAATCCTACCGTTCTGAGCTGAAGAGTCCTCGGGACGATATTTTTTAA
- a CDS encoding type II toxin-antitoxin system RelE/ParE family toxin codes for MRLRLASQNKIEMAYTVIWSVEAETTYANLLNFLEERWSDRQINRFIERSEEVIRFIGNNPLMYPCSKTREIHRAVISKQTSLYYYITGEVVVLLSFEDNRQNPKRSKY; via the coding sequence ATGAGATTAAGACTCGCTTCTCAAAATAAGATCGAGATGGCCTATACCGTTATTTGGTCAGTAGAAGCTGAAACTACCTACGCTAACTTGCTAAATTTTTTGGAGGAACGTTGGTCAGACAGACAAATCAACCGCTTCATAGAAAGGAGTGAGGAAGTTATCCGTTTCATTGGAAATAATCCTCTTATGTACCCTTGCTCTAAAACACGGGAAATACATCGCGCCGTGATTAGCAAGCAAACTAGTTTATACTACTACATTACGGGAGAGGTAGTCGTACTACTAAGTTTTGAAGACAATCGGCAGAATCCCAAAAGGTCAAAATACTAG
- a CDS encoding type II toxin-antitoxin system RelE/ParE family toxin — protein sequence MNREIVWSPLAQQDVEQQLDYLTREWRMQVGIDLLERIDEVLAAITSDPTTYYQVDASRQIHKFMVNKYTVLYYQVTTEAIRLITFWDGRQDEKKLTERLKNS from the coding sequence ATGAACCGGGAAATTGTCTGGTCACCGCTGGCGCAGCAAGACGTTGAGCAACAGCTTGACTACTTGACCCGAGAGTGGAGGATGCAGGTGGGAATTGACTTGCTAGAACGGATAGATGAAGTGTTAGCTGCCATCACCAGTGATCCTACTACCTACTATCAGGTAGATGCCTCTCGTCAGATTCATAAGTTTATGGTCAATAAGTATACGGTGCTTTACTATCAAGTAACCACTGAGGCTATTCGCCTGATTACCTTTTGGGATGGCCGCCAAGATGAAAAGAAGCTTACCGAGCGATTGAAAAATAGCTAG
- a CDS encoding type II toxin-antitoxin system VapC family toxin: MVLVDSNIIIYGIHPDYQSVRDYLAQQEIAVSDITFIEVLGFHALTEKDEKKLKQLFSVCHRYGLDAKVIEQAINLRQQKKISLGDTIIAATALEHELLLVTANEEDFDWIADLKIHNPVTS, encoded by the coding sequence ATGGTGCTAGTTGATAGTAATATCATTATCTACGGTATCCACCCTGACTATCAATCGGTGCGGGATTATCTAGCTCAGCAGGAAATTGCTGTATCCGATATTACCTTCATCGAGGTTTTAGGGTTTCACGCCTTAACGGAAAAAGACGAAAAAAAGCTAAAACAACTATTTTCAGTATGCCACCGATACGGCTTGGATGCTAAAGTTATTGAACAAGCTATCAACCTGCGCCAACAGAAGAAAATATCACTGGGCGATACTATTATTGCTGCCACTGCCCTAGAGCATGAACTGCTGTTGGTCACCGCCAACGAAGAAGATTTTGATTGGATTGCTGACCTCAAAATTCATAACCCTGTGACTTCATAA
- a CDS encoding type II toxin-antitoxin system VapC family toxin produces the protein MKVYFLDINIILDFLGNRKPFGKFALQIFNQGRTKQWQLWTSDNSIITAYYILEKEVGRDDAKEKIGRLLQYINIQPIYKEDLLAAITSKFKDFEDGAQYFCALRQGEVDAIITRNKKDFKASQIPILGSEEVIL, from the coding sequence ATGAAGGTCTATTTTCTAGATATCAACATTATCCTAGACTTTTTAGGTAACCGAAAGCCGTTTGGAAAGTTTGCCTTACAAATTTTTAACCAAGGGAGAACAAAGCAATGGCAGCTATGGACATCTGACAACTCGATAATAACGGCTTATTATATTTTAGAAAAGGAGGTCGGTAGGGATGATGCCAAGGAAAAAATCGGAAGGTTACTTCAATACATCAATATCCAACCTATTTATAAGGAAGATTTATTAGCAGCGATCACTTCCAAATTTAAGGACTTTGAAGATGGTGCTCAATATTTTTGTGCACTACGACAGGGAGAAGTAGATGCCATTATCACCCGAAACAAAAAAGATTTCAAAGCCAGCCAAATTCCAATACTAGGATCAGAAGAAGTAATTCTGTGA
- a CDS encoding DUF6364 family protein produces the protein MPTKLTLTLDKTIIEKAKQYAKHTNRSLSDLVESYLERITSSEEAIEEVPKEFEGLFGSVDLPTDTDDKQTVRTILAEKHWR, from the coding sequence ATGCCTACTAAGTTAACATTGACTTTAGATAAGACAATTATTGAAAAAGCAAAGCAGTATGCAAAACATACCAACCGAAGTTTATCTGATCTGGTGGAATCGTATCTAGAAAGAATTACCTCTTCAGAAGAGGCTATTGAAGAAGTACCTAAAGAGTTTGAAGGGCTATTTGGTTCGGTTGATCTTCCTACCGACACGGATGATAAACAGACTGTTCGTACTATCCTAGCCGAAAAGCACTGGCGATGA
- a CDS encoding serine hydrolase domain-containing protein, translated as MIKNIATFILFSVFANTASYGQNTYTYQQPEKLEDGWMTSDLQSQKIDTTRIYQLFSQLQREEHKIHSVLLVKDGRLILEEYFGGNSVDQPHDLRSTTKSIRAILMGIAIDKGVIESVNDPIFKYLKTPVPTKNLDDRKEDITIKHLLTMSTGLECNDWDKKSKGQEDRVYKKKDWLQYTLNLPMVNDPGTVSNYCSMGVVLAAEIISQASGTAIDQFAEKCLFEPLGIHNVQWGHTSDKNVIPSGKRLYLTSRDMAKIGQLILNRGQWNGKQVVSAQWIEEATTPKTKITGIDYGYLWWNIPFKVNGNITIAKVATGNGGQYIMVIPEMDMVAVFTGGAYNSEEDKLPFAILRDIFLPTFARE; from the coding sequence ATGATAAAAAACATAGCAACCTTTATACTCTTTTCGGTATTCGCCAATACTGCCAGCTACGGACAAAATACGTACACTTACCAGCAACCTGAAAAACTGGAAGATGGGTGGATGACCAGCGATCTACAATCTCAAAAGATTGATACCACCCGGATATACCAACTATTCAGCCAGTTGCAGCGCGAAGAGCATAAAATTCATAGTGTGCTGTTAGTGAAAGATGGGCGACTTATTCTTGAGGAATACTTTGGTGGGAATTCAGTAGATCAGCCGCACGACTTACGCTCTACCACCAAAAGTATTCGGGCAATTTTAATGGGTATCGCCATTGATAAAGGGGTTATTGAGAGTGTTAACGATCCTATATTCAAGTACCTGAAAACTCCCGTCCCGACTAAAAACTTGGATGATCGTAAGGAAGATATTACCATCAAACACCTCTTAACTATGTCGACGGGGCTGGAGTGTAACGATTGGGACAAGAAATCAAAGGGGCAGGAAGACCGGGTGTATAAAAAGAAGGATTGGCTACAGTATACCCTCAACTTGCCAATGGTGAATGATCCCGGAACGGTTTCTAATTACTGTTCAATGGGAGTGGTACTGGCAGCCGAAATCATCAGTCAGGCTTCAGGAACAGCGATTGACCAGTTTGCGGAAAAATGCTTGTTTGAGCCATTGGGCATTCACAATGTACAGTGGGGACATACATCTGACAAAAATGTAATCCCATCGGGTAAACGCTTGTACCTAACTTCTCGCGACATGGCCAAAATTGGGCAATTAATCCTTAACCGAGGGCAGTGGAACGGCAAGCAAGTAGTATCTGCACAGTGGATTGAAGAAGCTACCACCCCTAAAACCAAAATCACCGGCATTGATTATGGTTATCTGTGGTGGAATATTCCGTTCAAGGTAAACGGCAATATTACCATCGCTAAAGTTGCTACCGGAAACGGCGGACAGTATATTATGGTAATTCCTGAAATGGACATGGTAGCGGTATTTACCGGTGGCGCTTACAATTCTGAAGAGGATAAATTGCCTTTTGCCATACTGAGGGATATTTTTCTGCCTACGTTTGCACGTGAATAG
- a CDS encoding IS3 family transposase, which produces MFAFMKQHTHQFAIEKMCKVLRVSRSGYYKWLQRKPSKRSEENDQLQKKIKTIFDKSHQRYGSPKITHELKKEGMHVSRPRVARMMKKMGLKSIVKKKYVVTTDSKHNFPASENLLNRQFSVDRPAEVWVSDITYIKVARGWMYLTVMLDLYDRKVVGWAMSESLQAVHTVIPAWKMAIRNRPTTKKLILHSDRGVQYACQDFRKILEAHPFVAQSMSRKGDCWDNAVAEAFFKILKSEMVNHFSFPFVKIARQKIFEFIEGWYNRERQHAYLGHLSPDEFYQKNWITKAT; this is translated from the coding sequence ATTTTCGCATTCATGAAGCAACATACTCACCAATTTGCTATCGAGAAGATGTGTAAAGTACTCAGGGTGAGTCGCAGTGGCTACTACAAGTGGTTGCAGCGCAAACCGAGCAAGCGTTCAGAAGAGAATGATCAGCTCCAAAAAAAGATCAAAACAATTTTTGATAAAAGCCACCAGCGATACGGCAGCCCAAAAATTACGCATGAATTGAAAAAAGAAGGAATGCATGTATCGCGACCCCGAGTGGCCCGCATGATGAAAAAGATGGGTTTGAAGAGCATAGTTAAGAAAAAATACGTGGTCACTACCGACAGCAAACACAATTTTCCAGCTTCTGAGAATTTGTTGAACCGACAGTTTTCGGTAGATCGGCCCGCTGAAGTTTGGGTATCAGATATCACGTATATTAAAGTTGCTCGGGGATGGATGTACTTGACTGTAATGCTAGACTTGTACGACCGAAAAGTAGTCGGCTGGGCGATGAGTGAATCATTACAAGCAGTACATACTGTTATTCCGGCCTGGAAGATGGCCATCAGAAATCGCCCCACTACCAAAAAACTGATCTTGCATTCTGATCGGGGCGTACAATATGCTTGTCAGGATTTTAGAAAAATACTCGAAGCTCACCCTTTTGTAGCGCAAAGTATGAGCCGGAAGGGTGATTGTTGGGATAATGCAGTGGCCGAGGCTTTTTTTAAGATTCTCAAATCAGAAATGGTCAATCACTTTTCTTTCCCTTTTGTAAAAATTGCCCGGCAAAAAATATTTGAGTTTATCGAGGGATGGTATAACAGAGAGCGACAACACGCGTATCTAGGACACCTTTCGCCTGACGAGTTTTACCAAAAAAATTGGATTACGAAAGCGACTTAA
- a CDS encoding transposase, with amino-acid sequence MKTPRKRYDQEFKRMIVELYKSGKTARSISEEFGIRVEFVSRWKRELARYQEASFSGNGNHRMTEEQAEITRLKKELKEAQIERDILKKAVSIFSRNDRAA; translated from the coding sequence ATGAAAACACCAAGAAAACGTTATGACCAGGAGTTTAAGCGAATGATCGTGGAGCTCTACAAGAGCGGAAAAACCGCCCGATCCATCAGTGAAGAATTTGGCATCCGGGTAGAGTTCGTTTCCCGTTGGAAACGAGAACTGGCTCGGTACCAAGAAGCCAGCTTTTCGGGAAACGGAAATCACCGCATGACTGAAGAACAAGCTGAGATTACCCGCTTGAAAAAAGAGTTGAAGGAAGCACAGATCGAACGGGACATCTTAAAAAAGGCCGTGAGCATCTTTTCCAGGAACGACCGCGCCGCGTAG
- a CDS encoding dihydrofolate reductase family protein, with product MQSKIVYYVATSIDGFIAGSHNDISSFFYEGEGVEKYKSDLSGFDTVLMGRKTYEVGFKFGLKPGSKAYPGMRNYIFSEHLYLENCEEGVHVCSMDANLIKEIRKTSTKDIYLCGGGMLAAWLLQHGQVDEVRIKINPIILGTGVKLFSNLDRTWKLHLTNQESFDEGMTILSYDVIK from the coding sequence ATGCAAAGCAAAATAGTTTATTACGTAGCCACTTCAATAGACGGATTTATTGCCGGATCGCACAATGATATTTCCTCCTTCTTTTATGAAGGAGAGGGCGTAGAGAAGTATAAGTCAGACTTGTCGGGGTTTGATACTGTGCTAATGGGAAGAAAAACGTATGAAGTCGGCTTCAAATTTGGCCTAAAACCTGGAAGCAAGGCATATCCAGGAATGAGGAATTATATTTTTTCGGAACACCTCTATTTAGAAAATTGTGAAGAAGGCGTTCATGTATGTAGTATGGATGCGAATTTGATAAAAGAGATACGAAAAACTTCCACTAAGGATATTTACTTATGCGGAGGTGGAATGTTGGCAGCATGGCTTCTGCAACATGGTCAAGTTGATGAGGTGCGGATTAAGATCAATCCAATTATACTTGGTACCGGAGTCAAGTTATTCAGTAATCTGGATCGTACTTGGAAGCTTCACTTAACCAACCAAGAATCCTTTGACGAAGGCATGACCATCCTGAGCTATGATGTGATCAAATAG
- a CDS encoding helix-turn-helix domain-containing protein, with the protein MILNFHISDYPIRNFISSIICYEGYTGSSNFEMLLPDGSPRLIITLDDNPRYSITNAENTNKPTRLSSSWITGFLSRPIIYLSEKNASTISVQFEAYGLAHLLKVPANEINNQLLDPELISSTGLAELREKLILKKAFKDRIALLETFFLKKLSNTEFRSGIKEVIMNFGTYDHATLKSLSVEHKYSQKHILSEFKKSIGTTPKKLQTLNRINRAIKLLNEPQSISFAQIAYSCGFYDQTHFIKKFKEVTLMTPGAYVKRNKAYPHVINLD; encoded by the coding sequence TTGATACTCAACTTTCATATTTCCGACTATCCGATAAGGAATTTTATCAGCTCTATCATTTGCTATGAAGGGTATACAGGATCGTCAAACTTTGAGATGCTGCTTCCTGATGGAAGCCCTCGCTTAATTATTACGCTGGATGATAATCCAAGATATAGTATCACAAACGCAGAAAACACTAACAAACCAACTCGATTATCCAGCTCATGGATTACTGGCTTTTTATCGAGACCTATAATTTATTTGTCCGAGAAAAATGCCTCCACTATTTCAGTTCAATTTGAAGCCTACGGACTTGCTCACCTATTGAAGGTTCCGGCAAATGAAATTAACAATCAACTATTAGATCCGGAGTTGATCTCGAGTACGGGCTTAGCGGAGCTTAGAGAAAAACTAATACTCAAGAAAGCATTCAAAGACAGGATTGCTTTATTAGAAACGTTCTTTCTCAAGAAGCTATCCAACACCGAATTTAGATCGGGTATCAAAGAGGTCATTATGAACTTTGGCACTTACGATCATGCCACGCTCAAATCACTAAGTGTGGAGCACAAATACTCGCAGAAGCATATACTGAGCGAATTCAAGAAATCAATAGGGACTACTCCTAAGAAGCTCCAAACCCTGAATAGAATAAATCGGGCAATCAAGCTGCTGAATGAGCCTCAAAGTATATCTTTCGCCCAGATAGCCTATTCTTGTGGGTTCTACGATCAAACCCATTTCATCAAAAAGTTCAAGGAAGTAACACTAATGACTCCCGGTGCCTACGTGAAAAGAAACAAAGCCTATCCCCACGTCATCAACCTCGACTGA
- a CDS encoding DUF433 domain-containing protein: protein MDWTQRIASDKNVLLGKPVIKGTRLSVEFILERLASEWTEDTLLSSYPHLKKEDLQAVFAYLNDCVRDGLITEIRRKSA, encoded by the coding sequence ATGGACTGGACTCAGCGAATAGCGTCAGACAAGAACGTACTTTTAGGCAAACCCGTAATTAAGGGTACTCGCTTGTCGGTAGAGTTTATTTTAGAGCGGTTAGCTAGCGAGTGGACTGAAGATACTTTACTTTCTTCCTACCCTCATCTAAAAAAGGAAGACTTACAGGCAGTATTTGCCTACCTGAACGACTGCGTAAGAGATGGTCTAATTACTGAGATAAGAAGAAAATCAGCGTAA
- a CDS encoding efflux RND transporter permease subunit has product MWIRLAHFIIRFRLGLMLLLAVITAVMAYKIPDLELSYDYVEAVPDDDPAMIYYQQFKEQFGEDANLLVIGVQDSALYQAENFRRFKYFCDEVEKLSGVKYTVSLPQLQVLSKNTEDKRFELKPLFTSVPDEQAALDSLLQIARDFQLYSDQLINPENGATLMLVSVESNTLNSDKRELLVPDIQQLGSSFSEVTGIELHYAGIPFVRTVMNGKIRAELRLFLILSVLVTALILWIFFRSWDAVVFPLVVIGVMVVWSVGTLAWMGYQITVLSGLLPPIIVIIGIPNSVYLINKYHQEYRTHGDKVKALNRIIQKIGMATLITNVTTAIGFLVLWFADISILEEFGIVAGVNILATFLVSIIVIPSVFSYLPPPSDRQLKHLRFSLIDWILTKLDLLVHRHRYRVLGASVLVAVIFSVGLLRIESVSYLVDGVPADSQIKRDMQFFEGNFSGIMPMEIVVDTHKKRSATRVATLQKVEEFEDYLNQNPAIAPPVSLASFVKAARQAFYNGDSAFYTLPNKRDQAFVLRYLKNTQDSWSKSNSASSPDLLNGLADSTGQQIRISLRVADVGSNEIKKLVEEKIRPKADEIFGDSETDVFITGASLLFTKGNEFLIDNLLVSLMIAFGIIAVIMALLFGSVRMIFISLAPNVIPLIVTAGIMGFVGIPLKPSTAIIFSIVFGISVDDSIHFLAKYRQELKSNHFFVPIAISKSLRETGTSMIYTSIILFCGFIIFAASSLSGTQYLGILTSLTLVIAMFTNLTVLPALLMIFDNGKGIAGKSNQPLFHLIEHYDDFYQEDEDEEIDLSRLQVNQPTKRDYSEAKKED; this is encoded by the coding sequence ATGTGGATTAGGCTGGCGCATTTTATTATTCGGTTTCGGTTAGGGTTAATGCTACTGCTAGCGGTAATTACTGCCGTGATGGCTTACAAAATTCCCGACTTAGAGTTAAGCTACGACTACGTAGAGGCGGTACCCGACGATGATCCCGCCATGATCTACTACCAACAGTTTAAAGAACAGTTTGGGGAAGATGCTAACCTGCTGGTGATTGGTGTTCAGGATTCTGCTTTATACCAAGCTGAGAACTTTCGCCGGTTTAAGTACTTCTGCGATGAAGTAGAAAAACTGTCGGGCGTAAAGTACACGGTATCGTTACCCCAGCTTCAGGTACTCAGCAAAAATACTGAAGATAAACGCTTTGAGCTCAAACCATTGTTTACTTCGGTTCCCGATGAACAAGCTGCGTTAGATAGCCTTCTACAGATTGCTCGAGACTTCCAATTGTACTCCGATCAGCTTATTAATCCGGAAAATGGGGCTACGCTCATGCTGGTATCGGTAGAAAGTAACACACTAAATTCGGATAAGCGCGAATTGCTGGTACCCGACATTCAGCAGTTGGGTAGTAGCTTTTCGGAAGTTACCGGCATTGAACTACACTACGCGGGCATTCCTTTTGTACGCACCGTAATGAACGGTAAAATTCGAGCAGAACTACGCCTATTCCTAATTCTATCGGTACTCGTTACTGCCTTAATTCTCTGGATATTTTTCCGCTCCTGGGATGCCGTGGTATTTCCGTTGGTAGTGATTGGGGTGATGGTAGTTTGGTCGGTAGGTACCCTGGCGTGGATGGGCTACCAAATTACTGTTCTATCAGGACTGCTGCCACCCATTATTGTGATTATTGGAATTCCTAATAGCGTTTACCTCATCAATAAGTACCATCAGGAGTACCGCACCCACGGCGATAAGGTGAAAGCCCTAAATCGGATCATTCAGAAAATTGGGATGGCTACCTTGATTACGAACGTTACTACGGCTATCGGGTTTTTGGTGCTCTGGTTTGCCGATATTTCCATTTTGGAAGAGTTCGGTATTGTGGCCGGGGTGAATATTCTCGCCACTTTTCTGGTCAGCATCATCGTCATTCCTTCGGTGTTTTCCTATCTCCCTCCACCCAGCGACCGACAGCTAAAGCATCTTCGCTTTTCGCTCATTGATTGGATACTTACCAAGCTAGACTTACTTGTTCACCGCCACCGTTATCGGGTGCTGGGAGCATCAGTGTTGGTAGCAGTTATCTTCTCGGTTGGTTTGCTACGCATTGAATCCGTTTCGTATTTGGTAGATGGGGTTCCGGCCGATAGTCAGATCAAACGCGATATGCAGTTCTTTGAGGGTAATTTTTCGGGCATTATGCCGATGGAGATTGTGGTAGATACGCACAAGAAACGATCGGCTACCCGCGTGGCTACCCTACAGAAAGTAGAAGAATTTGAGGACTATTTGAATCAAAACCCAGCAATTGCTCCCCCCGTTTCTTTGGCCAGCTTTGTGAAGGCTGCCCGCCAAGCGTTCTACAACGGAGACTCGGCGTTTTACACGCTGCCCAATAAACGAGACCAAGCGTTTGTACTTCGTTACTTAAAAAATACCCAAGATAGCTGGAGTAAAAGTAACTCAGCTTCGTCACCCGATTTACTCAACGGCTTGGCCGATAGTACCGGGCAGCAGATTCGCATTTCGCTGCGAGTAGCTGATGTTGGTTCTAACGAAATCAAGAAATTGGTGGAAGAAAAAATCCGTCCGAAAGCAGATGAAATTTTCGGCGATTCTGAAACCGATGTCTTCATTACCGGAGCCAGTCTGTTATTTACAAAAGGGAATGAATTTCTGATCGATAACTTGCTGGTGAGCCTGATGATTGCCTTCGGCATTATTGCGGTTATCATGGCACTGTTGTTCGGTAGTGTGCGGATGATTTTTATTTCGCTGGCTCCCAACGTGATTCCGCTTATTGTCACCGCCGGAATTATGGGCTTTGTCGGGATACCGCTCAAACCTAGCACCGCCATCATTTTCAGTATTGTGTTTGGTATTTCAGTTGACGATTCCATTCACTTTCTGGCCAAGTACCGCCAAGAATTGAAGAGCAATCACTTCTTTGTACCCATTGCCATTAGCAAGAGCTTGCGAGAAACTGGTACTAGTATGATCTACACCTCCATTATTCTATTCTGTGGCTTTATTATCTTCGCAGCCTCCAGCTTAAGTGGCACTCAGTATCTGGGCATTCTTACTTCGCTCACGCTAGTGATTGCCATGTTTACTAACCTCACTGTACTACCGGCCTTACTGATGATTTTTGACAACGGCAAAGGCATTGCGGGAAAAAGTAATCAACCCTTGTTTCATCTCATTGAGCACTACGATGACTTTTATCAGGAAGATGAAGACGAAGAAATTGACCTTAGTCGCTTACAAGTTAATCAACCTACTAAACGAGACTACTCAGAAGCTAAGAAAGAGGACTGA